The DNA segment CAATGTGGCCAGACCGGGGCATCGCCCGAGCCTAGCCACATATGTCGGCAGTACGAAGGTGGTGCCGCTTTTCGTCACCATGTGCCGATTGGCGCGGCGATGCCATCCAGTACCTTCAGCAGATCGTGCGGGTTCAGCCCTACGGAGAATCCTCGTTTGCCACCCGACAACAGGATCTCATCGAATTGCAGAGCGCTATCGTCCAATACGGTCTTATGCTTCGTGCGCTGCCCGAGCGGGGAGATGCCGCCGACCACATATCCCGATTCGCGCATGGCGACCTTCGGGTCGGCCATGGCGGCTTTTTTCGCGCCGACCGCCGCTGCCAGCGCCTTCAGATCCATATGCCCGCTTACCGGCACCACGCCCACCACGCGTTCGGAACCGGTATCGGCCATCAGAGTTTTGAACACCTGATGCTCGTCGAATCCGAGTTTCTTTGCGGCCTCGACGCCGTACCCGTCATCCATGTGGTCGTTGGAATGCTCGTATTCGTAGGTTGTGAATGCGATGCCGGCCTTTTCCAGTTGCACGGTCGCCGGGGTCGAGCCTGCGCCCTTCTCGTGTTTTTTCTTGCTCATGGCGCCCATCATAGAACCTGCCACGACAGTTTCGATGGAATTGGGCATCCGTAACGTGAGGGGAATCCTTTGCTTGTCCGATTCGGGCGAATCGGACATCGGGCGGTGATGATGGGAAGGCTGGTTGACCGATTCTCGGGAATCGGACAACCGTGGGGAGTGACCATAAAAAAGACCCCCGCCATACGGCGAGGGTCTGTCGATGAGTTCGTTATGAACTAGTGCGGATCACTCCGCGCCTATTCACTCGGAGATCTCAGCGAAGTACAGCAGGGTACGGATCATGTTGGAGGTGAAGCCGTACTCGTTGTCGTAGAAGGAGACGGTGCGAGCCATGGTCACGCCGTCAACGGTGTTGACGTCGGTCTGGGTCGGATCGAACACGCCACCGTGGGTGTCGCCCAGGATGTCGGAGGACACGATGCCCTCGTCGTTGTAGCCGTAGTACTCGCAATCAGCGAAGGCAGCCTTGAAGGCCTCGTTGATCTCGTCGGCGGTGGTCTCCTTGTTCAGGACGGTGGTCAGCTCGGTGACGGAGCCGTCCGGAACCTGGATGCGCTGGGCATGGCCCTGCAGCTTGCCGTTCACGGACGGAACGACCTTGCCGATGGCCTTGGCGGCGCCGGTGGAGTGAGCGATGGTGTTGATGGCGGCGGCGCGCAGGTTGCGGCCGGTCTTGGTGCCACGCGGGCCGTCCAGCAGCATCTGGGTGCCGGTGTAGGCGTGGATGGTGGTCATGAAGCCAGCCTTGATGCCGAACTGCTCGTCCAGCAGCTTGACCATGGCGGCCATGGAGTTGGTGGTGCAGGAACCGGCGGAGACGATCACGTCGGAAGCCTTCAGGATGTCATGGTTCACGCCGAACACGACGGTCGGGGTGACGTCGTCCTTGGCCGGGGCGGAGATCAGGACCTTCTTGGCGCCGGCGTTGATGTGAGCCTGGGACTTCTCGGCGGAGGTGTAGAAGCCGGTGCACTCGAGCACGTACTCGACACCGTCGTTCTTGACCCACGGGATGTTGTTGGCGTCCTTCTCGGCGTAGACCTTGTATTCCTTGCCGTCGACGATGATGGAATCCTCGGTGGCCTTGACGTCGACCGGCGTACCGTCGTCATGACGGAAGGTGCCGTGGGTGCTGTCGTACTTCAGCAGGTAGGCGAGAGTTGCCGGGGTGGTCAGATCGTTGATGGCGGCAACTTCGATGTCGCCGGCCTGGCCACCGCGAGCCTGCAGCTCGAAGATGCGGCGGAAGGCGAGACGACCGATACGACCGAAGCCGTTGATACCAATCTTAACTGTCATGTAATTCTCCCTTTGGGAAGGCCAAGCATGGTGTTATGCATGCCGAGCCATGGTTTTACCAACGTTTCCCACTGTAGTGCCTTACCTGTACTAAGGGCAATGAAAACGAAATCATTTGTACTTATATCGGACACCGCCCATGTGAGCGTGCCCAGCCCTTGTGCTTGGCGGCATGCGCAGCCCTCGGCGGAAGGGGCGGATATGCCGTCAAAGGCGTTGTGCGTTCTCGTGGCCGGTGTGCAGCACGGCCGACACCTCGGTGTTGAGCGCCCCCAGGTCGCCGGTGAATTCATGCAGTCGCGTCACGGTGGGCAGCGGTGCCTCGGCGGGGAACGTGACGATGAGTGTGCCGTGCCTGACGATGATTTTGGCGGGCTGGCCATCAAGGAACTCGTTGCTGACACCATTGACATGGATATTGCTCATGGTGGCGTCGACCAGCTGGTATTTGAGTCCTGGCTCGCTTACCCCGGTCGAGATGTCGGAATGCGAGAACACGGATACCATGCGCCCGGGTTTTACCTCGTTGGCGGGGAAGGAAAGCTCGCCGTCGCAGATGGCGGTGATGGTCGTGCCGTCGCCATGCAGGAAACCGGTGCCGCCATGGCGTGCAAGCAGCGCCATAAGCTGGATGTTCGAGATTGTGTGGTCGATCCTTCCGCCGAGCGCACCATAGATATGGAATGTTCTGGCCCCGTGAAGCCACCCGATTTTCAATGCGGAGAGCATATCCGGGTCGTCCTTCTCGGGCGGCAGCGCGATGGTATGGTCGCCTAGCTGCGGCGGTCTGCCTTGCAGCGAATCGAAATCGCCTACGATCACGTTCGCGTCGATCCCCAGCTGGCGCGTGTGATCAAGCCCCCCGTCTGCTGCCACGACAAAGGCGCCGTGGGGAATCCTCGGCGTTTCGTCGTAGTATTCGCCGGCTCCGAAGATCACACATGATGTCGTTTTGTCAGTCATGCCCCCATAGTCTAATCGTGCGCCCGGCCCGGCTGGTCCTGGCGGAAAACGCTTTCCGCAACGTCGGTCGATTCGCCACATATTCGATACAAACATCTTGCTACTGTGGTGCATGGTTTTTCCAAGAAGAAAGGGACAGACAGCCTTTATGTGTGGAATCGCTGGA comes from the Bifidobacterium angulatum DSM 20098 = JCM 7096 genome and includes:
- the gap gene encoding type I glyceraldehyde-3-phosphate dehydrogenase is translated as MTVKIGINGFGRIGRLAFRRIFELQARGGQAGDIEVAAINDLTTPATLAYLLKYDSTHGTFRHDDGTPVDVKATEDSIIVDGKEYKVYAEKDANNIPWVKNDGVEYVLECTGFYTSAEKSQAHINAGAKKVLISAPAKDDVTPTVVFGVNHDILKASDVIVSAGSCTTNSMAAMVKLLDEQFGIKAGFMTTIHAYTGTQMLLDGPRGTKTGRNLRAAAINTIAHSTGAAKAIGKVVPSVNGKLQGHAQRIQVPDGSVTELTTVLNKETTADEINEAFKAAFADCEYYGYNDEGIVSSDILGDTHGGVFDPTQTDVNTVDGVTMARTVSFYDNEYGFTSNMIRTLLYFAEISE
- a CDS encoding thiamine diphosphokinase; amino-acid sequence: MTDKTTSCVIFGAGEYYDETPRIPHGAFVVAADGGLDHTRQLGIDANVIVGDFDSLQGRPPQLGDHTIALPPEKDDPDMLSALKIGWLHGARTFHIYGALGGRIDHTISNIQLMALLARHGGTGFLHGDGTTITAICDGELSFPANEVKPGRMVSVFSHSDISTGVSEPGLKYQLVDATMSNIHVNGVSNEFLDGQPAKIIVRHGTLIVTFPAEAPLPTVTRLHEFTGDLGALNTEVSAVLHTGHENAQRL
- the ybaK gene encoding Cys-tRNA(Pro) deacylase is translated as MSKKKHEKGAGSTPATVQLEKAGIAFTTYEYEHSNDHMDDGYGVEAAKKLGFDEHQVFKTLMADTGSERVVGVVPVSGHMDLKALAAAVGAKKAAMADPKVAMRESGYVVGGISPLGQRTKHKTVLDDSALQFDEILLSGGKRGFSVGLNPHDLLKVLDGIAAPIGTW